GCGTTACTGGGCTGTTATCAAAGCAGTACCTGTGGAAATTCACCGACATAGGCGCTCCGTGGCAAACACCGTGTTGCTCTGAAATAATCGCGCTCGGCATGAGTGCTCAAAGCGCGCCATCCGGAAGGCGGTCCTGGAAGTTTTGGACGGCAGTGCTCTTGGCTGGCGTGTTCGGGGTTGGGATGCATGCTTATCTCGAACTCGTAAACCGGCGCTATGACCGCGGTTTGGCAAGCCTGGGCTTGCGGGCAAACTTCAACGATCTTTACCCGTATTGGTTGGGTACGCGCTACTTGCTGCGGGAGCACCTCGACCCGTATAGCGACGCGGCCACTCGGCTGATTCAGATTGGCTATTACGGACGTCCTTTGGATCCCACGCGCCCCGGAGATCCCAAAGACGAGCATCGCTTCATTTATCCCGTCCACGTCTGCCTGCTGCTGGCGCCGGTCTCGCTGTTGCCGTTCGCGGTCGTGCGGCTGGTGTTCGTTCTCCTGATCTTGCTGGCAGGAATCTTCAGCGCCCCCTTGTGGAACCGAGCCCTGTCGCTCCATCTCCAGCGCTCCACGCTGATGCTGGCTGCGGTTTTGGTAGTGGGAAGTCTCCAGTTCGGCCGATGGTATACCCTGCTGCAGATTTCCCCCCTGATGATTGCGGTCGTGGCGGCTGCTTCCGTAGCCCTCGCAGCGGGACGTCACTGGACGGCAGGCATGCTCGTGGCGATAGCCACGGTCAAGCCTCATTTAGCCTTGCCTTTCGCGGGATGGTTCGTGGTGTGGTCTCTGGGAGACTGGCCCCGCCGCCGTGGGGCCGTGTTGGGCTTCCTAGCCAGCTTGGGGATTCTGCTCGCCGGCTCGGAAATGATATTGCCGGGATGGCTTCCCCGCTGGTGGTCAACCCTACAGGCATTCAGCCGATACCAGAAGCCTCCGCTGGCCCAAGTCATGTTTGGGGAGACCATTGGCGCCCTGCTGGCTGGGCTGGTGGTCCTGGGTGTTGCGGCCGCGTGCTGGACGCTGCGGCGCCACCCCGCCGGCTCGAAGCAGTTCGCGGCCGTTTTGTCGCTGGTGGCGGTGGGTACCGCCGTCATCCTGCCCAACGCGGATGCAATCTATGACCATCTGATCATGCTGCCGGCGGCCCTCTGGCTGGGGACGTTGGCCGCCGATTGGGCGAAATGGAGACTGGCCAAGCGCATCGTCTTCACCATCACCGTCGGTCTACTTGCCTGGCAGTGGATCACGGCGGCAGCCGTCAGCTTGCTTGCGCTCATCTCGCCGCGCTGGAGTGATGACCCGCTCTTGCTGTCGCTTCCCATCCGCAGCGAACCGGCTCTTCCCTTCGTGGCATTCTTGCTGGTCATCCTTTGTATGCGAGACGAAGTGTTCGGGAGACCCCCTGGAAACGTGTACAGAGGGCAGGAAACCGTCTAAGCTCACAACGGACGAATGGCCACGCCTCCAGACCCGCTCGTTCTTGACTCCCAAGGCAAGGGTGGGTTGAAGTCAGCCCGTTTAGCGCTGCTGCTGGCCATGCTGGCGGCCTTCGGAATGAACGCGTATTTCAATCTGCTGGTGCCGCGTGCCCACCGGCAGCTGGCCAGCGAAGGGCTGTTCGGGCCTCATTCCATTTGGTCGGACCTCTATCCCTACTGGCTGGGTGCACGATACGTCGTCTATCGTCAGGGCGATCCCTACAGCCATGGGTACACCATCACCAACCAGATTGCCAGCTATGGGCGCCCCCTGCATCCGAATGCGGAAAGACGCACGCTCGATGAGCGGCGCTTCATGTATCCCGCTTACGTGTGCCTCTTGCTAGCTCCCATCGCGCCGATTCCCTTCCCCTGGGTGATGGGCGGAAGCATTGTCGTGCTCACTCTGCTCACGGCCATGAGCGTGTTCTGGTGGGCACGAGCCGTGGGCTTGCAGTTTTCTCCCGGGTACCGAGCCGTCGCGGTGATCCTTGCCGTGAGCAGCTATCCGTTTCTGGATGGCCTGTACGTGCAGCAGATGGCCTTTGTTGTAGCGGCGCTGCTCGCGGGCGCAGCCGCCGCGGTTACTGGTGGCCGGTACGGTCTGGCCGGGATCTGCCTCGCGGTCGCCACCATCAAGCCCCACACCGCGGCGCCGCTGGTAGCCCTGCTGATGATCTGGACATTGGGCGACTGGCGCACACGGCGGCGGCTCGCGCTGACCTTTCTCGCAACCTTGGCCATACTCTGGGTAGCGGCAGAGATCGCCGTACCTGGCTGGTTATTCGGCTGGCTGAGTAACCTCACCGCGTGGCGCCAGTACACGCCCCTGCCGCTGGCGCGCACGCTGTTCGGAGAGATCCCGGGACGGGTTGTGGAAATCGCGCTCCTTTTGGCAGCCGCGCTCATGGCTTGGCAGACGCGTCGCGAGGCTGCCGATTCTCCTCGCTTCGTGACCACGCTGCTGTTTGTCCTGGCCGCTGCCATCATTGTGTTTCCCAACGGACTGGCGGCCTACGACCACGTGCTGTTGATTCCCGTCGCCTTGTGGCTGGCCCATCATGCTCGCGAACTGCTGCAAGCTGGGGGTGCGGTGCGCTGGCTGCTGGTGCTGGCGGGTGCGCTGCTGGCCTGGCAGTGGGTCACGGCGCTGGTGGTAGCGCTGGTCGCTCTGGCTTTGCCGGCGGGGCGGGAAGTGGGTCTGCTGCTGCTCTCGCTGCCCATTCGCACCGTAATCGCGTTTCCCTTTGTGCTCACGGCACTGATGGCCGTTCTGGTGAGGCGGGGCTGGATGCCGCCGCGGCAGCCGTCTTAGTGAGCCCACTACTTGTACCGCTTCCCATGCTTGATCACGAGGTCCACCCGCTGCAACAAGTTGATATGCCGCAGCACGTCGCCCCGCACGGCGATGATGTCGGCGTACTTGCCTTCGCTGATGGTGCCCACGTCACTCTCCACCTTCATCATGACCGCCGGCCAGTAAGTGGCGGCGCGGAGGGCCTCCATGGGCTCCACACCCAGCCGGTTCACCCAGACCTCCAGCTCGTTCCACGTGGACTGGCTGTGGAAGTTCATGGGGATGCCGCTGTCGGTGCCGATCAGCAGCACGACACCCGACTCGCGCAACTGCTGGAACTTGCGCTTGAGCGTGGGGCGGCGCAGGGGAGTGATCTGGTAGTACGGCAGCCGGTCGGGATGCGCGAGTGACGCCTTGATGTCCTGGACGATCTCCTCGGGCAGGCCCTCCTGCCAGGAGGGATCGTCGAGCACCTCCGGATGATCGCGCCAGTACTCGTAATTGAACAGGCCTTCAATAGTCGGAGTCCACCACAGCGGGCCCTTGCTCATCTGCGCGGTACGCTCGCGGATGGCCGCGATGATGTCCGCGGGATACTCGGGCGCTGTGGCCAGGCCGGTGTGCTCGAAGTTGTCCACGCCCGCCTCCAGGCCGCGCCGGATTTCCTCCGGCCGATGGGAATGCGCCACCACCGGCAGCTTGTGCTTGTGCGCCTCATCGACCACGGCCTTCACTTCTTCCATCGTCATCTGGTCCTGGTCGATCAGCTTGATGCAGTCCACGCCGGCTTCCGCCAGCTTGCGCACTTTGGCGCGCGCGTCGTCCGCCCCCGTCACTCCCCAGCGGAAAAGTTCGGTGCCCGGGTAAGGCTCGTGCTGGATGAAAGGGCCGGAAACGTAGAGCGTGGGGCCGGGAATCTTTCCCGCACGGATTGCGTTGCGCACGTTGATGCTGGCTTCGAGCGGCGCACCCAGGTCACGCGCGCTGGTCACGCCCGCCAGCAACAATTGTTTGGCCGAGGCCGGCATGATCACGCTCTCGAACAGCGGCGGGTAGGTGCGGTCCCAATGGTCGTAGTCGGCGTGCCCGTTGATCATCAGGTGCACGTGCATGTCCCACAATCCGGGCAGCACGCTCATGCCTTCGGTGGAGATCACTTCGGCGCCGCGCGGCACAGCGAGCGTTCCCACTTGTCCTACAGCCTTGATGCGCTCGCCCTCGATCAGGATCACGCTGTTGCCGATGGGTTGGCCGCCATTGCCGTCAATCAGCGTGCCCCCGACCAGCGCGATGGTTTTCGGTCTCTGTGCGTCGGCTGCGACGGCCCATCCCAGCGAAGCGACCAGGATCAGACAGAGCCGAATGCATCTGGAGTGATGTCGTTTCATCGCGACCTCATACCTCACTGCCGCAAAAGTATTCCTTACGCTACATTCCTCGGTTCACAGTTCGCAGATCGCAGTTCACAGGTCACACACCGCGACGGTTCTTCCTTGCCCACAGCCAGTATGCAGCCGAGATGAACGCCAGCCATGGCAGCCCGGCAAGAAGGGTGATGCGCATCCCTTCCACCCACCACGTGGTGGCGAGAATCCCCGCCAGCATCGCCGCGCCGAGCAACGTCGAGTACGGATAGCCGCGCATGCGGACGGGAAAATCCGCCACTTGTTCTTCGGCCCAGCGGCGTCGGAAGAACAAGTGCGTCACGAAGATCATGAACCACACGAACAGGCCGCCGAACAGGGCGATGCCGAACATGTAGACGTAGGCGCTTTCAGGAAATCGCCAGGCGAAGAGGGTGGCAATCAGCAGCCCCACGGCAGAGACCAGCAACGCAACCACCGGCGTCCCTTTGGCCGAGACCTGGCCGAAGCCGGCCGGCGCATAGCCTCCGCGGGCCAGGGAAAAGACCATGCGCGTGGCCAGGTAGAGATTGCAGTTCATGCTGGAGAGCGCCGCCGTCAGCACCACGAAGTTCACGATGTGCGCCGCGGCCGGCACGCCCATCAGCGAGAACACACGCACGAAGGGGCTGGCGGTGATGCTCTCCCCGGGATGGATCTGGTTCCAGGGGACGACGGCTACCAGCACCGTGATAGCGCCGAGATAGAACAGAATCAGCCGCGCCACCATGGTGCGCATGGCACGCGGTACGGCTTTCTGCGGATCGCGCGCTTCGCCTGCGGTCACCGCCACCACTTCGGTTCCGATGTAACTGAAGATCACGAACACCAGCGCCATCCAAGCGCCCTTCACTCCCAGGGGGAAGAAGCCACCGTGCTCGGTCAGGTTCCTGAGGCCGATGGGCTCAGCCGGTCCCCAACCTAACAACATCGCTGTGCCGAACAAGACGAACAGCATGATGGCTACCACTTTGATCATGGAGAACCAGTACTCGAACTCGCCGAAGTTCCCCACGCTGCGCGCGTTGATGTACACCAAAGCCAGCGAAAATCCCACCACCCAAACCCATTGCGGCACCTGCGGCCACCACCACTGGCAGTAGATGGCCACCGCCACCGCTTCCCCGCCGATGGCGATGGACTGACTCGCCCAGTAGGTGTAACGCATCACGAATCCCGCCCAGCGCGAGACGTAAATCTCCGCGTAGACGCCAAACGAGCCGGCCGTGGGATGCGCTACCGCCATTTCCGCCAGCGTGCCCATCAGGAGCAGGGCCACCAGCGCCCCCAGCACGTAACTCAGAATGACGGCTGGACCGGCCACGCGCACCGCCAGCGCGCTGCCCAGGAACAGTCCCGTGCCGATGGCGCCGCCGATGGCGATCATCGCCAGTTGCCGCTCGCTCAACTGGCGCGCCAGTCCCTTTTCTTTCTCCAGGATTTCCAGCGCCGGAGCGCGCTGCACTTCCGCCGTCGAGTCCACGGGTTTGTTGTGGCCTTTCGCTAATCGCTTGTTGCTTATCGCTTATTGCCTTCTTCCATGGTCTCCAGCAGCCTGTCAATGTCACCTTGCGTGTTGAAAAAATGGCAGGACACCCGCACCCCGCCTACGTGCGACGTGTACCGTACCGAAACCAGAACCTTGCGGT
This genomic stretch from Terriglobales bacterium harbors:
- a CDS encoding glycosyltransferase family 87 protein encodes the protein MFGVGMHAYLELVNRRYDRGLASLGLRANFNDLYPYWLGTRYLLREHLDPYSDAATRLIQIGYYGRPLDPTRPGDPKDEHRFIYPVHVCLLLAPVSLLPFAVVRLVFVLLILLAGIFSAPLWNRALSLHLQRSTLMLAAVLVVGSLQFGRWYTLLQISPLMIAVVAAASVALAAGRHWTAGMLVAIATVKPHLALPFAGWFVVWSLGDWPRRRGAVLGFLASLGILLAGSEMILPGWLPRWWSTLQAFSRYQKPPLAQVMFGETIGALLAGLVVLGVAAACWTLRRHPAGSKQFAAVLSLVAVGTAVILPNADAIYDHLIMLPAALWLGTLAADWAKWRLAKRIVFTITVGLLAWQWITAAAVSLLALISPRWSDDPLLLSLPIRSEPALPFVAFLLVILCMRDEVFGRPPGNVYRGQETV
- a CDS encoding amidohydrolase family protein, producing the protein MKRHHSRCIRLCLILVASLGWAVAADAQRPKTIALVGGTLIDGNGGQPIGNSVILIEGERIKAVGQVGTLAVPRGAEVISTEGMSVLPGLWDMHVHLMINGHADYDHWDRTYPPLFESVIMPASAKQLLLAGVTSARDLGAPLEASINVRNAIRAGKIPGPTLYVSGPFIQHEPYPGTELFRWGVTGADDARAKVRKLAEAGVDCIKLIDQDQMTMEEVKAVVDEAHKHKLPVVAHSHRPEEIRRGLEAGVDNFEHTGLATAPEYPADIIAAIRERTAQMSKGPLWWTPTIEGLFNYEYWRDHPEVLDDPSWQEGLPEEIVQDIKASLAHPDRLPYYQITPLRRPTLKRKFQQLRESGVVLLIGTDSGIPMNFHSQSTWNELEVWVNRLGVEPMEALRAATYWPAVMMKVESDVGTISEGKYADIIAVRGDVLRHINLLQRVDLVIKHGKRYK
- a CDS encoding glycosyltransferase family 87 protein: MATPPDPLVLDSQGKGGLKSARLALLLAMLAAFGMNAYFNLLVPRAHRQLASEGLFGPHSIWSDLYPYWLGARYVVYRQGDPYSHGYTITNQIASYGRPLHPNAERRTLDERRFMYPAYVCLLLAPIAPIPFPWVMGGSIVVLTLLTAMSVFWWARAVGLQFSPGYRAVAVILAVSSYPFLDGLYVQQMAFVVAALLAGAAAAVTGGRYGLAGICLAVATIKPHTAAPLVALLMIWTLGDWRTRRRLALTFLATLAILWVAAEIAVPGWLFGWLSNLTAWRQYTPLPLARTLFGEIPGRVVEIALLLAAALMAWQTRREAADSPRFVTTLLFVLAAAIIVFPNGLAAYDHVLLIPVALWLAHHARELLQAGGAVRWLLVLAGALLAWQWVTALVVALVALALPAGREVGLLLLSLPIRTVIAFPFVLTALMAVLVRRGWMPPRQPS
- a CDS encoding amino acid permease; translation: MDSTAEVQRAPALEILEKEKGLARQLSERQLAMIAIGGAIGTGLFLGSALAVRVAGPAVILSYVLGALVALLLMGTLAEMAVAHPTAGSFGVYAEIYVSRWAGFVMRYTYWASQSIAIGGEAVAVAIYCQWWWPQVPQWVWVVGFSLALVYINARSVGNFGEFEYWFSMIKVVAIMLFVLFGTAMLLGWGPAEPIGLRNLTEHGGFFPLGVKGAWMALVFVIFSYIGTEVVAVTAGEARDPQKAVPRAMRTMVARLILFYLGAITVLVAVVPWNQIHPGESITASPFVRVFSLMGVPAAAHIVNFVVLTAALSSMNCNLYLATRMVFSLARGGYAPAGFGQVSAKGTPVVALLVSAVGLLIATLFAWRFPESAYVYMFGIALFGGLFVWFMIFVTHLFFRRRWAEEQVADFPVRMRGYPYSTLLGAAMLAGILATTWWVEGMRITLLAGLPWLAFISAAYWLWARKNRRGV